The following are encoded in a window of Danio aesculapii chromosome 12, fDanAes4.1, whole genome shotgun sequence genomic DNA:
- the aqp8a.1 gene encoding aquaporin-8a.1, producing the protein MTSAESKSELFTVATGDGGDNHQNQPKKLPFFEHYIQPCLAEVVGSFLFMFVGCVSVMGNVGISGSIQPALAHGLALAIAIAILGEISGGHFNPAVSVCVYLIGGMEVILLVPYIISQMLGGVIAASLAKAVTTNDAFSNATGAAFNAIPSSDGIGAATMAEMIMTLFLTIVVSMGAVNGRTKSQLAPFCIGLTVTANILAGGGISGACMNPARAFGPAVVSGHWTHHWIYWVGPLTGALVTVSIVRLIMGDKKVRVIFK; encoded by the exons ATGACCTCGGCGGAGTCCAAGTCTGAGCTCTTCACTGTGGCAACGGGCGATGGAGGAGACAACCACCAGAACCAGCCGAAGAAGCTGCCCTTCTTCGAGCACTACATCCAGCCGTGTCTGGCAGAGGTCGTCGGTTCTTTCCTCTTCATGTTCGTGGGCTGCGTGTCCGTCATGGGCAACGTGGGCATCAGCGGGAGCATCCAGCCTGCCCTGGCACATGGACTAGCGCTGGCCATAGCGATAGCAATTTTGGGGGAAATCAG CGGTGGTCACTTCAATCCTgccgtgtctgtgtgtgtttacctcaTCGGAGGAATGGAGGTGATCCTCCTGGTGCCATACATTATCTCACAGATGTTAGGTGGAGTGATTGCTGCCAGCCTTGCTAAA GCTGTGACTACGAATGATGCATTCAGCAATGCAACGGGAGCAGCGTTTAATGCCATTCCATCGTCTGACGGCATTGGAGCTGCCACTATGGCTGAGATGATCATGACGCTCTTCTTGACTATTGTCGTCAGCATGGGTGCTGTGAACGGAAGAACCAAAAGCCAACTTGCTCCTTTCTGCATTGGACTCACTGTGACGGCAAATATCTTGGCTGG GGGAGGAATATCAGGAGCATGTATGAATCCAGCACGAGCCTTTGGGCCAGCAGTAGTGTCCGGCCACTGGACGCACCACTGGATTTATTGGGTAGGACCTCTGACTGGCGCCCTGGTCACTGTCAGCATTGTGAG ATTGATAATGGGTGACAAGAAGGTCCGTGTTATTTTCAAGTGA